The following coding sequences are from one Bifidobacterium sp. window:
- a CDS encoding ComEA family DNA-binding protein codes for MTAPIANRLRALDQTHDGYELKETLLDEAHREGVQIDEAHRDETLSTSSTEYPQHLKLADLMKSTTSVGGKHIESSVGLQHHAAIMNDVRLGQHTRERKRVYFSLGHAIVVIVLLVAALCASLTLLLQQASNYAAFQRQALSIGNQEVSVSPSMSVHADNSDVQNDNSNAASAPPNVAESPETSSSSTPAAQDNSSDEHLINLNEANDAELMQISGIGPATAEKIIKYRQQQGRFNSIDQLLDIQGIGVKKLELIRPYVTVE; via the coding sequence ATGACTGCCCCAATCGCTAACCGTCTCAGAGCATTAGACCAGACTCATGACGGTTATGAACTCAAGGAGACGCTCCTTGATGAGGCTCACCGTGAAGGAGTGCAGATTGATGAGGCTCACCGTGACGAGACTCTGAGCACTTCCTCAACTGAATATCCCCAGCATCTCAAGCTTGCTGATCTGATGAAAAGTACTACCAGTGTGGGTGGAAAGCATATTGAAAGTTCTGTTGGACTCCAGCATCATGCAGCGATAATGAATGACGTTCGTTTGGGACAACATACGCGTGAGCGAAAACGTGTGTATTTTAGTCTGGGGCATGCGATTGTGGTTATCGTGTTGTTGGTGGCAGCGCTGTGCGCGAGTCTGACGTTATTACTTCAACAAGCAAGCAATTATGCAGCATTTCAACGGCAAGCACTCAGTATCGGGAATCAAGAAGTTTCAGTATCACCCTCAATGAGTGTTCACGCAGATAATAGCGACGTGCAGAATGACAACAGTAATGCGGCAAGTGCGCCACCGAATGTTGCGGAATCACCTGAGACTTCAAGCTCATCGACTCCAGCAGCTCAGGATAATTCATCCGATGAGCATCTCATTAATCTCAATGAGGCAAACGACGCCGAACTGATGCAGATATCTGGTATTGGACCAGCGACTGCAGAAAAGATCATCAAGTATCGACAGCAACAGGGGCGTTTTAACAGCATCGATCAATTACTAGATATTCAAGGTATCGGTGTGAAAAAACTCGAGCTTATTCGCCCATATGTGACTGTGGAGTAG
- a CDS encoding ComEC/Rec2 family competence protein, whose amino-acid sequence MRAALNPYKLVAEQHLHESGSADMRMIPIAAAVWLGAFCGQAELNHTLRYIVAIPLATVVLCLPALLLGACYHQNCSRIVVSRKMCRLLIWCRRSAPTVVVMLAACAASTGASVAWSTVQRSDPAYQLAAARNSTNSTIIRVLSPITVSALRSSTCRADVRVMSVQQHHQGAIAMPSRLRARIVGDDEVCEMRRGAEYRIVVQLSISEFDNGVQLEAVSPATRSSVSIVSEPHILWRVTNLVQQRFLAISSTLSEQGRVLVPGLTLGVLGQEAVAHTGQTFSTLDPAYAEMVKDQFKRSGIMHLMVVSGGHFLLLSSLIHTVLKGLLLHRAVIAGALVFGACMLTAVVYPSDSVWRATTMSVLGALAVLKGRRAQVLSQLSWTVVLLLLSNPHLSTSYGFALSCAAVLGIVTVGSAITSICERVIGSFAAGQLGIAVGAQMFTLPIQLLMDPEIPILSVPTNIVVAPAVNLATIFGLLALSTACFLPKLAYGCAWLSSIGTSLMYDCAKWLSDTEISTMTWLPGWQGVILMLLIELLCIAIVISLHHITTRRRCLRDQAGNHEGIAYRRSVRSSVLFWIRESIEMFEW is encoded by the coding sequence ATGCGAGCCGCATTGAATCCATACAAACTAGTGGCGGAACAGCACTTACATGAATCAGGCAGTGCTGATATGCGGATGATTCCTATAGCTGCCGCAGTCTGGCTGGGCGCCTTCTGTGGCCAAGCAGAGCTCAACCATACACTGAGATATATTGTGGCGATACCGTTGGCAACTGTGGTGCTGTGTCTGCCAGCGTTGTTGTTGGGAGCCTGCTATCACCAGAATTGTTCACGTATTGTCGTCTCTCGCAAGATGTGCAGGCTACTAATTTGGTGCAGACGCAGTGCTCCAACAGTAGTAGTGATGCTGGCTGCATGTGCTGCTTCAACTGGAGCTTCCGTAGCCTGGTCAACTGTGCAACGTTCAGACCCTGCATATCAGCTGGCCGCTGCCAGAAACAGCACCAACAGCACAATAATCCGTGTGCTATCACCAATAACAGTATCTGCCTTACGCTCCAGCACATGCCGAGCTGATGTGCGAGTGATGAGTGTGCAACAACATCATCAGGGTGCAATTGCTATGCCCTCCAGACTACGTGCAAGGATTGTCGGTGATGATGAGGTTTGCGAAATGCGCAGAGGAGCCGAATATCGCATTGTAGTGCAGTTGTCCATATCTGAATTCGACAACGGAGTACAGCTAGAAGCTGTTTCACCAGCAACGAGATCTTCGGTAAGCATCGTATCTGAACCGCATATACTGTGGCGTGTTACCAATCTTGTTCAGCAACGATTCCTTGCAATCAGCTCAACACTCAGTGAACAAGGACGGGTATTAGTTCCAGGATTAACCTTAGGAGTTTTAGGCCAGGAAGCAGTTGCTCATACAGGGCAGACGTTTAGTACGCTTGATCCTGCCTATGCCGAGATGGTTAAAGATCAATTCAAACGTTCAGGAATTATGCATCTCATGGTTGTTTCAGGTGGACATTTTCTGTTGTTAAGTTCGTTGATTCATACAGTACTCAAAGGATTGTTGCTACACAGAGCAGTTATCGCAGGTGCCCTTGTCTTCGGTGCTTGCATGCTAACTGCCGTAGTGTATCCCTCTGATTCTGTTTGGCGGGCCACCACAATGAGCGTATTAGGGGCGTTGGCTGTGCTCAAAGGCCGACGTGCACAGGTGTTATCACAACTATCCTGGACTGTTGTATTACTGCTGTTGAGTAACCCTCACCTGTCAACAAGTTACGGTTTTGCATTATCATGTGCGGCGGTTTTGGGGATTGTTACGGTTGGTAGCGCCATTACCAGCATATGCGAAAGGGTGATTGGTAGCTTCGCAGCTGGCCAACTGGGCATCGCTGTAGGTGCGCAAATGTTCACCTTACCGATTCAGCTTCTTATGGACCCCGAAATCCCCATACTGTCTGTTCCAACCAACATAGTCGTTGCACCAGCCGTAAACTTGGCAACAATATTCGGCCTGCTAGCACTATCAACGGCTTGCTTTCTACCAAAACTTGCATATGGATGCGCGTGGCTGTCCTCAATAGGCACTTCCTTAATGTACGACTGCGCCAAATGGCTTAGTGATACAGAAATCTCAACAATGACTTGGCTTCCAGGGTGGCAAGGAGTGATACTCATGCTGCTTATAGAGTTGCTATGCATAGCAATAGTGATATCTCTACATCACATAACAACAAGGCGCCGTTGTCTTCGTGATCAAGCCGGCAATCACGAAGGTATTGCCTACCGACGAAGTGTACGCAGCTCTGTATTATTTTGGATACGCGAAAGCATAGAAATGTTTGAATGGTGA
- the holA gene encoding DNA polymerase III subunit delta gives MVRSQEHSTQTVPAPLTLVVGGDPFLNNQRIRDLRHAAAQIRPDAEIVELDAAQCDAYAFDEAVGPSLLSDSTIVILSNVEHADDKLAQTLQQYCKHSKTSQDIGSVVIAQHEGGQKGKRLLDALTRAGADRQNIPDLKKFDAKINFVYSTFERKHRRIEPMAAQQLVNVLGDDTGQLAAMCEQLCFDFDENPITLNTANTYLTADPQVTGFAVADKAVEGRTADAIVAMRAAVTQGIVPIALIGALALKLRMLAKAAAIQSGSISQAEAKASPWQIRAASRQLSGWTSAGLGRCIEALAAADESSKSSRGDPVYALEIAIELIGTKGRLGR, from the coding sequence ATGGTTCGTTCACAAGAACACAGCACGCAGACAGTTCCAGCACCGTTGACATTAGTAGTTGGAGGAGATCCTTTCCTCAACAATCAGCGTATCCGTGATTTGCGTCATGCAGCAGCCCAGATTAGACCTGACGCTGAAATTGTTGAACTCGACGCAGCCCAATGTGATGCTTATGCGTTCGACGAAGCAGTAGGGCCATCACTGCTCAGTGACAGCACAATAGTGATTCTAAGCAATGTGGAACATGCAGACGACAAATTGGCACAAACACTTCAGCAATACTGCAAACACAGTAAAACCAGCCAAGACATCGGCAGCGTCGTTATCGCGCAACACGAAGGTGGACAAAAAGGCAAACGTCTACTAGATGCCCTCACCAGAGCAGGAGCAGATAGACAGAACATACCTGATCTTAAAAAATTCGATGCAAAAATCAACTTCGTATATAGCACCTTCGAACGAAAACACCGCCGCATAGAGCCAATGGCAGCACAACAGCTGGTCAATGTCTTAGGCGATGACACAGGACAACTCGCAGCTATGTGCGAACAATTATGCTTCGACTTCGACGAAAATCCTATAACTCTCAATACTGCAAACACCTATCTGACAGCAGACCCTCAAGTGACAGGATTCGCTGTTGCAGACAAGGCCGTAGAGGGACGAACAGCAGATGCCATAGTTGCTATGCGCGCGGCGGTAACTCAAGGAATAGTACCTATAGCGCTCATCGGCGCTCTGGCATTAAAATTACGCATGTTAGCGAAAGCTGCTGCGATACAATCAGGCAGCATATCGCAGGCAGAAGCCAAAGCTAGTCCGTGGCAAATTAGAGCAGCGAGCCGACAGCTCTCAGGCTGGACGTCGGCAGGTTTGGGCAGATGCATAGAGGCGCTCGCAGCAGCTGATGAAAGTAGCAAAAGCAGCAGGGGAGACCCGGTTTATGCCCTTGAGATCGCAATAGAACTCATTGGTACTAAAGGGCGATTGGGACGGTAA
- the tsaE gene encoding tRNA (adenosine(37)-N6)-threonylcarbamoyltransferase complex ATPase subunit type 1 TsaE, with product MTEFTIGDSTQESTTINVLAATSDDMRELGRTVAQLVHGGDVILLSGPLGAGKTTFAQGFGAGLGIEIPIVSPTFTIARELEGTFHDASAAKLIHVDAYRLGNTSFMPGEDVSSRLLDELESLGLDEELENPGANSVVLMEWGEQMVAALAPQRLVIAIDRPLDATLPTQTEELSSEGTRQVSITGVGSGWAQRVKFLTSPRLQETKE from the coding sequence ATGACTGAGTTCACTATTGGTGATAGTACTCAAGAAAGTACAACTATCAATGTTTTGGCTGCAACATCTGATGATATGAGAGAGTTGGGGCGTACAGTGGCTCAACTGGTGCATGGCGGAGATGTGATTCTGCTTTCGGGTCCGCTGGGCGCTGGAAAAACTACTTTTGCGCAAGGTTTTGGTGCTGGCTTAGGTATAGAAATCCCAATCGTATCGCCAACCTTCACTATTGCCAGAGAACTAGAGGGTACATTCCATGATGCAAGTGCGGCAAAGCTCATCCATGTTGATGCGTATCGTCTAGGTAATACTTCTTTTATGCCTGGCGAAGATGTTAGCTCACGCTTGCTGGACGAATTGGAATCGCTCGGTTTGGATGAGGAATTAGAAAATCCAGGTGCCAACAGTGTGGTGCTTATGGAATGGGGTGAGCAGATGGTGGCCGCTTTAGCACCTCAGCGACTGGTCATCGCTATTGACCGGCCACTTGACGCGACGTTGCCTACACAAACTGAGGAACTCAGCAGCGAAGGTACACGCCAAGTGTCTATCACAGGAGTAGGCTCTGGGTGGGCACAACGAGTGAAATTTCTTACATCGCCAAGACTACAAGAGACGAAAGAATGA
- the tsaB gene encoding tRNA (adenosine(37)-N6)-threonylcarbamoyltransferase complex dimerization subunit type 1 TsaB: MDSEVQANDIDREDLPTLVIDTSFGSTVGIVGHQAIIESDSRSHVEKLQPNIARATREAGIDPHQIARIIVGTGPAPFTGLRAGIVAAKALAYANGAELIGQNILEVQHQWMKQIHQCDQAASDSANTASLHATLAVNDARRHQLYYALYIGEDELLPMDIDFPEAIVTHVSDCLTAAQTTYGKQIDLDIVGHGAGRYMQEWSRFPQLQSLDQVSHDGADITAQDEAFAVSSIRDESVLDQNPDGIRLFAQTAIMHAKRGQEVSAEPLYLRRPDVSVPKPLKQVTYHEESSSGARNNRTSNAFAEHSGARGTVGKGTVGKDGESR, from the coding sequence ATGGATAGCGAAGTTCAAGCAAATGATATCGATCGTGAGGATCTTCCAACCTTAGTCATCGATACCTCTTTCGGTTCTACCGTTGGTATTGTCGGTCATCAGGCAATTATCGAAAGCGATTCGAGATCTCATGTCGAAAAGCTTCAACCGAACATTGCACGAGCTACTCGTGAGGCTGGTATAGACCCTCATCAGATAGCTCGCATTATTGTTGGCACAGGTCCTGCGCCGTTTACCGGATTGCGGGCAGGAATCGTCGCTGCGAAAGCACTGGCTTATGCAAATGGAGCAGAGCTCATCGGCCAAAACATTCTTGAGGTTCAACATCAGTGGATGAAACAGATACATCAATGCGACCAAGCGGCATCAGATTCTGCGAATACAGCATCGTTGCATGCAACGTTGGCAGTTAACGATGCTCGACGTCATCAATTGTATTATGCCTTGTATATTGGTGAAGATGAATTACTGCCAATGGATATAGATTTTCCTGAAGCTATCGTCACACATGTCAGTGATTGTTTAACTGCCGCTCAGACGACGTACGGAAAACAGATTGACTTAGATATCGTTGGTCATGGTGCAGGCAGATATATGCAAGAGTGGTCCAGATTTCCTCAGCTTCAATCGCTAGACCAGGTGTCTCATGACGGTGCTGATATTACAGCGCAGGATGAAGCTTTTGCAGTTTCATCAATTCGTGACGAATCAGTACTTGACCAAAACCCAGATGGAATACGTCTTTTCGCTCAAACTGCAATTATGCATGCTAAACGAGGGCAAGAAGTATCGGCTGAACCACTGTACTTGCGCAGACCGGATGTTTCAGTGCCTAAACCATTAAAACAGGTGACGTATCACGAAGAATCGTCATCTGGAGCGCGTAACAATCGCACATCAAACGCTTTTGCTGAGCATTCTGGTGCTAGGGGCACTGTTGGTAAGGGCACTGTTGGTAAGGATGGTGAATCCAGATGA
- the rimI gene encoding ribosomal protein S18-alanine N-acetyltransferase: MIRALVEQDTAAIAALESELFGSGAWSEALVHQEINAPARNYVVDADSEGIIRGYAGYWYDGDDAELMTIAVSTTYQRRGIASAMLRHLLLEAKRQGAHRMLLEVRVDNQPAIKMYQRFGFTQLGIRKHYYQPEGVDAYTMANDIDQWAALDSAEISDQARDADDGQSAQEES; encoded by the coding sequence ATGATTCGCGCCTTGGTTGAGCAAGACACAGCAGCTATTGCCGCTCTTGAAAGCGAGCTGTTTGGCAGTGGGGCTTGGAGCGAAGCTCTGGTACATCAAGAGATTAACGCGCCTGCAAGAAATTATGTGGTTGATGCGGATTCTGAGGGAATCATTCGGGGATATGCAGGGTATTGGTATGACGGAGATGACGCGGAACTGATGACTATCGCAGTCTCCACAACATATCAGCGCCGAGGTATTGCGTCTGCTATGTTGAGACACTTGCTACTTGAAGCAAAACGTCAAGGGGCACATCGGATGTTGCTCGAGGTTAGGGTAGATAATCAGCCTGCTATTAAGATGTATCAGCGTTTTGGTTTTACACAGTTGGGAATCCGTAAACATTATTATCAACCTGAAGGTGTGGACGCCTACACGATGGCTAACGATATCGATCAATGGGCAGCTCTGGATAGTGCGGAAATATCGGATCAAGCCCGAGACGCGGATGACGGTCAGTCAGCTCAAGAGGAATCATGA
- the tsaD gene encoding tRNA (adenosine(37)-N6)-threonylcarbamoyltransferase complex transferase subunit TsaD — protein MTVLPTDDEQSAVSKVHGGIVLGIESTCDETAAAVIQDGKLVSNVVASSMLEHARYGGVIPEIASRAHAESFVPVVSQALADANLDLSQIDAIAVSAGPGLAGCLAVGVSGAKSLAWAAGKPIFGINHVIGHIAVTQLQFGAFPEDTLALIVSGGHTSLLHVRDVARHVDVVGTTLDDAAGECFDKIARLLGFPYPGGPHIDRHARTGNPHAIRVPKGLTQGKSAAKHPYDFSFSGVKTAVARWIESEEAAGHTIPVDDVCASLADSVADVLAEKAMAGCAQYASDTLIVGGGFSANSQLREKLLQVGKREGVQVRIPKIALCTDNGAMVAMLGSNLLEAGIKPSSSDFPINSAMPLTQIVMP, from the coding sequence ATGACAGTATTACCCACTGATGATGAGCAGTCAGCAGTTTCAAAAGTGCATGGCGGCATCGTGTTAGGCATCGAATCAACTTGTGATGAAACAGCGGCAGCGGTGATCCAAGATGGCAAACTCGTATCTAATGTTGTGGCTTCTTCTATGCTTGAGCACGCACGATATGGTGGGGTTATTCCAGAAATAGCATCACGGGCGCATGCTGAGTCTTTTGTGCCAGTAGTATCTCAGGCTCTTGCTGATGCGAACCTTGATTTGAGTCAAATTGACGCAATCGCCGTGTCGGCTGGACCAGGGCTCGCAGGATGCTTGGCAGTAGGTGTATCGGGCGCGAAGTCTCTCGCTTGGGCTGCTGGCAAGCCTATCTTTGGGATTAATCATGTGATTGGTCATATCGCTGTTACCCAATTACAATTCGGTGCTTTCCCTGAAGATACCTTGGCATTGATTGTATCTGGCGGACACACTTCATTGCTGCATGTACGCGATGTCGCTCGTCATGTCGATGTAGTGGGAACGACGTTGGATGACGCTGCGGGGGAGTGCTTCGATAAGATTGCCAGGCTTCTGGGATTCCCTTATCCAGGAGGTCCTCATATCGATCGACATGCGCGTACGGGTAATCCTCATGCAATACGTGTGCCTAAAGGTCTTACACAAGGGAAGTCAGCCGCCAAGCATCCTTATGATTTCAGCTTTTCTGGCGTAAAAACAGCCGTAGCACGTTGGATTGAGAGTGAGGAAGCTGCGGGGCACACTATTCCAGTAGACGATGTTTGTGCGTCACTTGCTGACTCTGTAGCCGATGTATTGGCCGAAAAAGCTATGGCAGGCTGTGCTCAGTATGCTTCCGATACCTTAATTGTTGGTGGTGGTTTTTCCGCGAATTCTCAACTGCGCGAAAAGTTACTGCAAGTTGGTAAACGTGAGGGTGTACAGGTGCGCATCCCGAAAATTGCATTGTGTACAGATAATGGCGCAATGGTGGCGATGCTTGGATCAAATCTGCTTGAGGCAGGAATTAAACCTTCTTCCTCAGACTTTCCCATCAATTCTGCTATGCCTTTAACCCAAATCGTCATGCCTTAA
- a CDS encoding MFS transporter, with the protein MSIDAASDSGNSDSGENTNTSSSTKSTVMHARLVVAAWLCSDIASLFGTALSSLAVPWMVLNLTHNTAATGVVSAIQLGALVAANLVSGPLIDKLGPTRVSIFCDYTSACFIALIPILWAVDLFSIPALIVIVAVVGALRGPANSSKSVLSPSVAQFSKQPMERITGLSGTTERLASAIGSAAGGVIIGFVGGPYALAFTSLGLIVGATLIAVIVRPALRQMSDPAVSDTKSRDSASDHQVGTAKHHLAEHRNAPLRSRTSAYFADLKTGWKALIALPTVMGLTLIPAVTNMIDIAWTDVLTPAWVLSQHLGSQTLGLLFASLTFPAMISSLIATIFASRLPRFPVFVIGYLVVGAPRYLAMAFNAPTTVVIATLIVGGIGSGFLNPILGAIIYERIPKKSRGKIISLTGAISWGLMPLGSLLGGFMSHLIGLNITLGILGIAYLIITMVPLFVPTLRHFERVQPETSQQPEISGQ; encoded by the coding sequence ATGAGCATCGATGCAGCTTCAGACTCAGGAAATTCAGACTCAGGAGAGAACACCAACACCTCATCCTCCACAAAGAGCACAGTGATGCATGCTCGTCTGGTTGTCGCAGCATGGCTATGTTCCGACATTGCCTCATTATTCGGCACAGCGCTGAGCAGCCTAGCTGTACCGTGGATGGTATTGAACCTCACTCATAATACTGCTGCAACAGGTGTTGTGAGTGCCATTCAATTAGGAGCACTCGTCGCAGCAAATCTCGTTTCAGGACCACTGATTGACAAGCTCGGACCAACTCGGGTGTCGATTTTTTGTGACTATACCAGCGCCTGCTTCATCGCCCTGATACCAATACTTTGGGCTGTAGATTTGTTCTCAATACCAGCACTGATTGTAATTGTCGCGGTTGTTGGTGCTCTGCGTGGACCTGCCAATAGTTCCAAAAGTGTGTTGTCGCCAAGTGTGGCTCAATTCTCCAAGCAACCTATGGAGCGAATCACAGGACTTTCCGGTACCACTGAACGACTTGCTAGTGCAATAGGCTCTGCCGCCGGTGGCGTGATTATTGGATTTGTTGGTGGCCCTTATGCTCTCGCTTTCACGTCGCTTGGCCTGATTGTCGGAGCGACGTTAATCGCTGTCATTGTTCGACCAGCTCTTCGCCAGATGAGCGATCCTGCTGTTAGCGATACTAAGAGCCGCGATTCAGCTTCAGACCACCAAGTAGGCACTGCCAAACATCACCTTGCAGAGCATCGCAATGCACCGTTGCGTTCGCGAACTTCAGCATATTTCGCAGATCTCAAAACAGGATGGAAAGCACTCATTGCTCTTCCTACAGTCATGGGGCTTACACTAATTCCTGCGGTTACCAACATGATTGATATTGCTTGGACAGATGTGCTCACACCGGCTTGGGTATTGTCTCAGCATCTTGGATCACAAACCCTCGGGCTACTCTTCGCCTCCCTGACCTTTCCAGCAATGATCAGCAGTTTGATTGCAACCATTTTTGCTTCTCGTCTGCCACGTTTTCCCGTTTTTGTTATTGGTTATCTAGTCGTAGGGGCACCTCGATATCTGGCCATGGCTTTCAACGCACCAACTACCGTGGTGATTGCTACCCTAATCGTCGGTGGTATTGGATCAGGATTCTTGAACCCAATCCTCGGCGCAATCATCTACGAACGTATTCCCAAAAAATCTCGTGGGAAAATCATATCTCTTACAGGTGCAATCAGTTGGGGCCTGATGCCGCTCGGATCGCTGTTGGGTGGTTTCATGTCTCACCTCATCGGTCTCAACATCACACTCGGTATCTTGGGAATCGCCTATCTCATAATCACCATGGTGCCTCTATTCGTGCCCACATTGCGGCATTTCGAACGAGTACAGCCAGAAACGAGTCAACAACCCGAGATTTCGGGTCAATAA
- a CDS encoding winged helix-turn-helix domain-containing protein, producing MEEQDITTKIDSITPTPEQLRALTHPIRLRLLGLLRLEGSQTATDLSRTTGLSTGSTSYHLRMLAKYGFIEQDQKLSIGKKLFWRSVNTATVTNTPQQDDPDAESKLDAMYGFQQMVAAEYSRQILSASEQWQTLPLEWQNASTLSDFPIRVTANEAQEIMHRVAAILLKEMHDHPLHSNDSDETSESDTDTQAFSIQLLGFPVKIAMQSDNSLDEHSDEGKQ from the coding sequence ATGGAAGAACAAGACATCACGACGAAGATTGATTCGATCACCCCAACCCCAGAGCAGCTCAGAGCGCTCACACATCCCATCAGGCTGAGGCTGCTTGGTCTGTTACGTCTTGAAGGATCGCAGACTGCCACTGATCTGTCGCGCACGACAGGACTGAGCACCGGTTCCACCAGTTATCATCTGAGAATGCTCGCAAAATACGGGTTTATAGAACAAGATCAGAAACTATCCATTGGTAAAAAACTCTTCTGGCGATCTGTAAATACCGCAACCGTCACCAACACACCACAACAAGATGACCCTGATGCGGAAAGCAAGCTGGATGCAATGTATGGATTCCAGCAAATGGTTGCAGCTGAGTATTCACGACAAATACTTTCCGCATCAGAGCAGTGGCAGACTCTCCCCCTTGAATGGCAAAATGCCTCTACACTCAGTGACTTTCCTATCCGAGTCACAGCTAACGAAGCACAAGAGATTATGCATCGCGTTGCAGCCATATTGCTCAAGGAAATGCATGACCACCCACTACATAGTAACGATTCCGATGAAACCAGCGAAAGTGATACGGATACACAGGCCTTCTCTATTCAACTTCTCGGCTTCCCTGTGAAGATTGCTATGCAGAGTGACAACAGTCTGGATGAGCACAGCGATGAGGGCAAGCAATGA
- a CDS encoding class II glutamine amidotransferase — protein sequence MPTIVQLAAMSEINPDGAGIAWYDGTTLHRYRNLDNNKTLGKIFSNYQYFTSVPFLLHFRHATHGGIRETNTHPFHYEIDGERGYIAHNGIAEDYTTGLYGCDSRNVIQAWQEHHADITTGKQGKFASISDNGVIRWHHGQEIVRGAKGSILVSNHKWEKAVNLVLDEAA from the coding sequence ATGCCAACTATTGTTCAGTTGGCAGCGATGAGCGAGATTAATCCTGACGGCGCTGGTATTGCGTGGTATGACGGCACAACGCTACATCGTTACAGAAATCTCGATAATAATAAGACGCTTGGCAAAATTTTCAGCAACTACCAATATTTTACTTCCGTGCCTTTTCTCTTGCATTTCAGGCATGCCACACATGGCGGCATCCGTGAGACTAATACTCACCCATTCCACTATGAGATTGACGGTGAGCGCGGGTACATCGCACACAATGGTATCGCCGAAGACTACACGACTGGGTTGTATGGCTGCGACAGCCGTAACGTTATTCAAGCTTGGCAAGAACACCACGCTGACATCACTACTGGCAAGCAGGGCAAGTTCGCATCAATTAGCGACAATGGAGTCATTCGTTGGCATCATGGCCAAGAAATCGTCAGAGGTGCCAAGGGAAGTATCCTCGTCAGCAACCACAAATGGGAGAAAGCCGTCAATCTGGTTCTTGACGAAGCGGCCTGA